The stretch of DNA CATGCAAACGATGCGAGGCCTTACACCGCTACAATCCGGACTCATCTTATTACCTGGTGGACTTGTCATGGGCTTACTCGCTCCTGTAGCAGGCAATCTCTACGACAAAATAGGCGGCCGTGTATTGGCGCTTTCCGGCATGCTCTTTATCTTTATTGGCGCGATTCTCCTTTCATTTTTACAAGCAGATTCGTCGATATTCTATATCATTAGCGCATTTTTAATTCTTATGCTTGGAAATGCCGGCATCATGGTTCCGATGACGACTGAAGGATTGAATGCCCTACCTAAAACATTCATTCCACATGGAACAGCAATGAATAACACGTTGAGACAGATTTCAGCTGCCATTGGGACGGGGTTACTCGTTACATTAATGTCACAACTCGCCGCGACATATGATGGGCCGTCAGTGATGGGCAATATTTTCGGTTTGCAATGGACATATCGCATCGTTGCTGCACTCAGTGTCGTTGGTATCATCATGGCATTCAAAGTTTCAAAAAAACATTCTTAAAACATTTCGGAGGGAAATCGCATGTTATTAAATCATGTTATTAATGCTTACGTTGCAAGAGATATTATCAAAAGTGGTTTACCAAAAGTAAAAAGTGATGAAAAAATGGCCACAGAATTAAAGGAAGCGTTCAATATTGATCGTGAACTGATGCAAATTGCAGGAATTTTTGAAGTTGTGGGCTCTATCCTATTGTTGACTTCATCGTTTGGTAAAGCAGGGATTAAACTTGTTCGTCTCGGTGCAATCATGATTAACATTATTATGGGTGTCGCAATGTTTCAACATTTAAAAGCTGGTCATGGTGTTAAATCAACACAAGCAGCTGGAAAATATTTTCTTTTAAATACTTTAACGCTAATTGATAGTTTTAAAAAGTAAAAAAGGGTAATACTAAATGATAAGGGGAGGCCGATCCATATCGTAAAAATGCGGACATTCATTCCGACTTTGCTCAGCCTCCCCTGTCGTTATTGAATAAAAAATTAAAGGAGCTGAATCAAAATGACAGCGACTAAAAAAGCAATCGATACACACGCACATCTATGGAGTGAAGCCTATCTTGAAAGACTCGGAAAACTCGGTAGTCAAGGCACAGAAGTAGCAAAAGGCATCAACCAATCTGAAACAGATGAAGACCTACAAAAACGCTTTAAAATGATGGATGATGCGGGTGTAGGCAAACAAATCATTTCTGCCACACCACAATCGCCACAATGGGGCACAAAAGAAGAAGCAAAACAATCTGCAAAAATGATTAATGACTTATATGAATCACTCGTTCAAAAATATCCAGACCGCTTCTTAGCTTACGGTGCTGTCTCTTTACCTTATATTGATCAAGCCATCGAAGAAGCACGTACATTACTCGCTAAAGATGAATTTATCGGCATTGCCATTCCTACGCTCATCAAAGATAAAATTTCCGTTGCAGATTTGCAATTCGAAGCTTTTTTCGAAGCAATGAATGACCTCAAAGCCACACTTTACATTCACCCAACTGGTTGCGGCGCACAATCTCCAATGATTAATGACTACCAATTACATTGGGTCATCGGTGCACCGTTAGAAGCAACTTTCACTGCATTACATTTGTTGAAAAATAGAATCCCACAAAAATATCCAAATATTAAATTTCATATTTCTCATTTGGGAGGCGCCTTACCTTTCTTTATTCAACGTATTGAAGATAATTATGAAGATTGGAATGCTTTTGAGGATAGTCCATGGGAAATTTTAAACCGTCAATTTTACTATGATACTGCGAATTTCCATGCGCCTTCATTAATTAACACGATGGACTCATTCGGTGCTGACCATCTCATGATGGGGAGCGACTTCCCATACTTCCAAGACGAAAAATATACGCGTGCCGTAACCTATATTAAAAATTCAGGTATTGATCCTGATAAAATTGATGGCATTTTATATGGCAACGCCATTCGCTTTTTTGAGATTGATCACCCTCATGAATCGCACTAAACACCAACGCAGGCCCTAACGATTAATCACATGTATGTTTTTAGAGGTGACTCGACTTCTCCACGCCACATTTAGTTTGTGTGGGAAGTCAGCCTACACTCTACACGCACACATTCCCATGCGTTTAAACATGCCACGTCCCTATTGATATATCAACTGTATGCTTCATCTATGATTACTAGTGTGATGTCATTGCATCATTTGGACTTCACTTGTACCTTTTAACACAAGAAGCACGATAGGGTCATGAAAATGATCCACTGAAGGACAATCGCTTAAAATTGCGTATAAAAAAGGGCATCTATCAATATTTGACCATTCATAGATGCAACCTCTTCACATGATTTTGATTCTCTTTGTATTCTTTAAGTCATTCCCCAAAGAATACAATCATTCCAGACTAATATTTGTCGATTTTACAGTGCCACCTGAGCCATCAGTTGGCACGATTCTATACATTTTGAAACCATCTCTTACAAATTAAACAAGTCATTGAAAGACTCTGCCATTGTTGGATGTGTGTAAATCTGATCTCGCAATACGGTATACGGCAACTGTTGGTCCATCGCTATTTTAATGAGATTGATCAATTCCTCAGAATGGGCACCATATAATGTCGCACCTAAAATTTGATTAGACTGCGCATCAACAACTACTTTAAATAGACCGCGAGGATCATTATTGATTTTATGACGCGGGATTGTGTTGACTGCCATTGCTTTTTCAATGATGTCATACCCTTGTTCTCGTGCACCTTTAGCAGTCATCCCTATGCGAGACATTGGAGGATCAACAAACATGGTATACGGAACCGCCCCACGTTGCGCGGTTGTACGTTGACCGTCACCATATAACTGTGACTTCACGATTCTATAATCATCTAAAGAAATATAAGTGAATTGTAAATCCCCTGTCACATCCCCAACAGCGTAGATATGATCAACCGTTGTTTGTCGTTGTGCATTGACGATAATCTCACCGCGTTCACCTAACTGCACGCCTGCCTTTTCTAAATTTAAGCCGGCTGTATTCGGTTGACGTCCTGTCGCGATGAGCACAGCATCTGCTGCAAATGTTCCTTGTGTTGTCACCACCAAAGTGGCTTCCGCTTCGTCTACAATTTCTGTCGTCTCAGCATGATAAACGATACGAACGCCTTGTGCGATTAAATCCTCTGTCACCTGTTTGGCAATCGCTTCGTCCTCATTTTTCAATATTTGGTTTGAACGTTCTAACACCGTCACCTCTGTATCAAAGTGTGCAAACATTGAAGCAAATTCTAACGCAATATAACCCGCACCGATAATAACAAGCCGTTTCGGTTGTGTTGTCAAATCCATTAACCCTTTGGAGTCATAAACACGTCTCACCGTTTTGACACCTTTAAATGGTGGAATCACGGATTGTGCGCCCGTATTAATAACGATATGTGTGCCTGTAATTGTCCGAGTCACTTCACCTTGTTTATTAAGCAAATCAATCTCATGCGCCGTTCTAAAAGTGGCAGTCATTTGAATCACATCGATTTGTGCATCATCTGCTAGAAGATGATAGTTCTTATGATTTAATGCCTGAACAACTTCACGTTTTCGCTGCATCGCTTCATTAAAATGCCCATGTGCCAATCCGTCATGAACGAGTACTTTTGATGGAATACAACCGACGTTGATACATGTGCCACCATACATCTCTTCTGACTTCTCAACAACGGCCACCTTCTTACCTTGTTGTGCCGCATATTTTGCAAGTGTTTTTCCTGCTTTTCCAAATCCAATTACGATTAAGTCGTACTGTTCCATTTAATCTGCCACCTCTTTAATTTGATGCATGATATCACCAATAGTTAGTTGTTGGTAATATGCCGCAATGCGTTCTTGTTCATTCAAATAATGCCGGTACATCACTTTTTCAATCTTCTGTGAAATTTCACAGTGACTTCCTGTATATCCAGTAAACAAGCGCCCATGTTTTTCAGGTCGGCTAAACATATGAAACAAATCAACCAACTGAATTTGCGGACCCGTTTCAGTCGCCAAATAGCCCCCATTTTTTCCACGTCTGACTGCAACATAGCTTTTTTGTTGCAGTTTTGACATGACGCGACGTAACTGAACAGGATTGACACAGACATTTTCAGCAAGTGCGTGACTGCTGAAGACTTCTCCATCATGTTGATTTAAAAAAGCAAGAACGTGCACAGCAATATTAAATTCAAGATTCATCGTTGCACCTCTTTAATTGTAATTTTTATAGTTACATTAAAGCATGATTTCCACTTAAAGAAAACGGATATGCTTAAAATTTATTACATTGTTGTACACTGCTCTGTTAATATGCCATCTTTCATCTCAAATGTTCTATCACAATATGCGGTTAAACGTTCATCATGGGTGACAATGATGCACGTTTTACGTCGTTGTTTGACCTGCACTTTTAAAATATCCATGACTGCTAAGGCATTCGCTGTATCTAATGAAGCAGTCGGTTCATCTGCCAAAATGATCGTCGGCTTCGTATAAAGGGCCTTTGCGATGGCAACTCGTTGTTTTTGACCGCCTGATAATGCGCTTGGCAACAAATGCATTACTTCTAACAACCCCAACTGCTTGATGAGCCCTTCAAACTCAGAAAGGGTCATCACATCTTTTTTATAACGTTTGAGGAGTTGAAATTGTTGCTGTACTGTTAAAAATGGAATCAATTGG from Staphylococcus lutrae encodes:
- a CDS encoding DoxX family protein; its protein translation is MLLNHVINAYVARDIIKSGLPKVKSDEKMATELKEAFNIDRELMQIAGIFEVVGSILLLTSSFGKAGIKLVRLGAIMINIIMGVAMFQHLKAGHGVKSTQAAGKYFLLNTLTLIDSFKK
- a CDS encoding amidohydrolase family protein gives rise to the protein MTATKKAIDTHAHLWSEAYLERLGKLGSQGTEVAKGINQSETDEDLQKRFKMMDDAGVGKQIISATPQSPQWGTKEEAKQSAKMINDLYESLVQKYPDRFLAYGAVSLPYIDQAIEEARTLLAKDEFIGIAIPTLIKDKISVADLQFEAFFEAMNDLKATLYIHPTGCGAQSPMINDYQLHWVIGAPLEATFTALHLLKNRIPQKYPNIKFHISHLGGALPFFIQRIEDNYEDWNAFEDSPWEILNRQFYYDTANFHAPSLINTMDSFGADHLMMGSDFPYFQDEKYTRAVTYIKNSGIDPDKIDGILYGNAIRFFEIDHPHESH
- the merA gene encoding hypothiocyanous acid reductase MerA, yielding MEQYDLIVIGFGKAGKTLAKYAAQQGKKVAVVEKSEEMYGGTCINVGCIPSKVLVHDGLAHGHFNEAMQRKREVVQALNHKNYHLLADDAQIDVIQMTATFRTAHEIDLLNKQGEVTRTITGTHIVINTGAQSVIPPFKGVKTVRRVYDSKGLMDLTTQPKRLVIIGAGYIALEFASMFAHFDTEVTVLERSNQILKNEDEAIAKQVTEDLIAQGVRIVYHAETTEIVDEAEATLVVTTQGTFAADAVLIATGRQPNTAGLNLEKAGVQLGERGEIIVNAQRQTTVDHIYAVGDVTGDLQFTYISLDDYRIVKSQLYGDGQRTTAQRGAVPYTMFVDPPMSRIGMTAKGAREQGYDIIEKAMAVNTIPRHKINNDPRGLFKVVVDAQSNQILGATLYGAHSEELINLIKIAMDQQLPYTVLRDQIYTHPTMAESFNDLFNL
- the hypR gene encoding redox-sensitive transcriptional regulator HypR; this encodes MNLEFNIAVHVLAFLNQHDGEVFSSHALAENVCVNPVQLRRVMSKLQQKSYVAVRRGKNGGYLATETGPQIQLVDLFHMFSRPEKHGRLFTGYTGSHCEISQKIEKVMYRHYLNEQERIAAYYQQLTIGDIMHQIKEVAD
- a CDS encoding ABC transporter ATP-binding protein; protein product: MLKFQEVTKVFQDGNHQIEAVKATTLHFNEGELIAIVGPSGSGKSTFLTMAGALQQPTSGEITIGHQKLSNLNEKALARVRMQQIGFILQTSQLIPFLTVQQQFQLLKRYKKDVMTLSEFEGLIKQLGLLEVMHLLPSALSGGQKQRVAIAKALYTKPTIILADEPTASLDTANALAVMDILKVQVKQRRKTCIIVTHDERLTAYCDRTFEMKDGILTEQCTTM